The Nitrospinaceae bacterium genome has a window encoding:
- a CDS encoding response regulator: MAMVRFDSNTPILLAESDLKIRNAFQPILDEFQINNPTFVEDGYQVLQEDDSTKFELIILGSSLEGLSAPKVVAALRSDGKNKETPILFMHTASDIENAEKAIQAGATAELQWPVNKKSFLKTLEKLLDRRIVTKSEEKERHQIFVDKFKSSVDEVKNLRGDGKTEEAEVAFVDTLKMFFLTSAAMHDAREDHDKSARIVREGKIVFPRLENEFLNFIGEASATTAAEQTGATNNDLAEKIDPKIAILVADSNSNSLAIYREFFKELQLSNVSFTSDGLSTLREDDANIFELIFLNYQLSDMSGQKVLAAIRVGETNPDVPVIMTYGSKDRAAANESLRSGATAAVERPTKVEHLKEAIESLLNKRIQSKSEIQNISAQCLDIVSKSIGAVFVMKKAGIYKGPDAPFVDFLLELMMTMMEVYLARGDKKSAEALVEQGRNIFPDIGGRFSERTDESVTRGTKLLEEKLYSQAKSEFKTALTLNEFSIEAFIGLGESCHFLGDAEGAKEAFQQAISSPESSAKMKLLMQLGLLTCRYEYYETALEAYDQLISTYQLDPRLFYNKALIHVRKREFGKALPLLSRAISLDEEYSPAKTLHKKVRGWMSQIPDVELQPQ, translated from the coding sequence ATGGCCATGGTTAGGTTCGACTCGAACACTCCCATATTGCTGGCCGAGAGCGATCTTAAAATCCGCAATGCGTTTCAGCCCATTCTCGATGAATTCCAGATCAACAATCCTACGTTTGTGGAGGACGGCTACCAAGTTCTCCAAGAAGACGACTCCACAAAGTTCGAATTGATTATTCTTGGCAGCTCACTTGAGGGCCTGAGCGCCCCGAAGGTTGTCGCGGCGCTCAGGAGCGACGGCAAGAACAAAGAGACTCCCATTCTTTTCATGCACACCGCCTCCGACATAGAGAACGCTGAGAAGGCGATACAGGCAGGTGCAACGGCCGAACTCCAATGGCCCGTCAACAAGAAATCTTTCCTTAAAACACTCGAAAAGCTTCTCGATAGGCGCATCGTCACCAAGAGCGAGGAAAAGGAGCGCCACCAAATCTTCGTTGACAAATTCAAGTCGTCCGTTGATGAAGTGAAGAATCTTCGCGGGGATGGAAAAACCGAAGAGGCAGAGGTGGCTTTTGTCGATACCTTGAAAATGTTTTTTCTCACCTCCGCCGCCATGCACGATGCCCGGGAGGACCACGACAAATCGGCAAGAATTGTCCGCGAGGGAAAGATCGTATTTCCGCGTTTGGAAAATGAATTCCTAAACTTCATCGGAGAGGCGAGCGCGACCACCGCTGCAGAGCAGACAGGCGCCACCAATAACGACCTGGCCGAAAAGATAGACCCCAAAATTGCCATACTCGTCGCGGACAGCAACAGTAATTCCTTGGCTATTTACCGAGAATTTTTTAAAGAACTCCAGCTCAGCAACGTCTCGTTCACCAGCGATGGCCTGAGCACGCTCCGCGAGGACGACGCCAATATTTTCGAGCTAATATTTCTGAACTATCAACTATCCGACATGTCGGGCCAGAAGGTTCTCGCCGCCATTCGCGTCGGCGAGACGAATCCCGATGTCCCGGTCATCATGACGTACGGCTCAAAGGACAGGGCGGCAGCCAACGAGAGCCTTCGCAGTGGGGCGACGGCAGCCGTCGAAAGACCCACTAAGGTGGAGCATCTCAAGGAAGCCATCGAGTCGCTCCTCAACAAGAGGATTCAATCGAAATCGGAAATCCAGAATATCTCCGCCCAGTGCCTCGACATCGTATCCAAATCTATTGGCGCCGTGTTCGTGATGAAAAAAGCAGGTATCTACAAAGGTCCCGATGCGCCTTTCGTCGATTTTCTCCTCGAACTCATGATGACGATGATGGAGGTTTATCTTGCCAGGGGCGACAAAAAGTCCGCCGAGGCCTTGGTTGAACAGGGCCGGAATATTTTTCCCGACATCGGGGGAAGATTCAGCGAGCGGACAGACGAGTCAGTCACTCGGGGAACAAAGCTTCTTGAGGAGAAACTATACAGTCAGGCCAAATCCGAATTCAAAACGGCTCTCACCCTGAACGAGTTTAGTATCGAGGCATTCATCGGACTCGGGGAGAGTTGCCACTTTCTAGGTGATGCCGAGGGCGCAAAAGAGGCGTTTCAGCAGGCCATTTCCTCGCCAGAGTCATCTGCGAAAATGAAGTTGCTCATGCAGCTTGGTTTGCTCACTTGCCGATATGAGTACTACGAAACGGCCCTGGAGGCCTACGATCAGCTCATCTCGACTTATCAACTCGATCCGAGGCTTTTCTATAACAAGGCCCTGATTCACGTTCGAAAAAGAGAGTTCGGAAAAGCGCTCCCTCTTTTGAGCCGCGCCATTTCGCTCGACGAGGAATATTCCCCGGCGAAGACACTGCACAAAAAAGTACGGGGCTGGATGAGCCAGATTCCTGATGTGGAGCTGCAGCCGCAATAG
- a CDS encoding SDR family oxidoreductase, which yields MKILVAGANGNTGFRLTRLLAKGGHDVRAMIRDSAQAGRIEATGAQPYITDLEGDISSSAEGCEAVFFAAGGGRGSGPEKKETVDHMGAVKLMEAAVAANATRFILLSSIRIDYPDTWPDHLRAYLAAKKKADQRLLDSDLNYTIVRPGRLTDAPGAGHVAAGNLGGQQGEVTRDDVAAVMAACLDFDNTRRKIIDLLAGDVPIPEALQGI from the coding sequence TTGAAAATCCTCGTCGCCGGGGCTAACGGAAACACGGGGTTTCGCCTCACCCGCCTACTGGCGAAGGGGGGCCACGATGTGCGCGCCATGATTCGCGATTCGGCCCAAGCTGGGCGAATCGAGGCGACAGGTGCCCAGCCATACATTACAGACTTAGAGGGCGATATCTCCTCAAGCGCCGAGGGTTGCGAGGCTGTTTTCTTTGCGGCGGGTGGCGGACGAGGAAGCGGCCCCGAGAAAAAAGAGACGGTCGATCACATGGGCGCGGTCAAACTCATGGAAGCCGCCGTGGCGGCGAATGCTACGCGCTTTATCCTTCTCAGCTCAATCCGCATCGACTATCCGGACACCTGGCCCGATCATTTAAGAGCGTATCTCGCAGCCAAAAAAAAAGCTGATCAGCGTCTTCTCGATAGCGATCTCAACTACACGATTGTGCGGCCTGGCCGCCTGACGGACGCACCCGGTGCAGGACACGTCGCGGCGGGAAATCTGGGCGGCCAGCAAGGCGAGGTTACCCGGGACGACGTGGCGGCGGTGATGGCCGCCTGCCTTGATTTCGACAATACGCGCCGCAAGATTATTGATCTTCTTGCGGGCGATGTCCCCATCCCGGAGGCGCTCCAGGGGATATGA